The Mycobacterium sp. 3519A genome contains a region encoding:
- a CDS encoding DUF6319 family protein — protein sequence MTVDTLAPEALSVDSDTPTAAVSTPGLSAVPPAEEKPKKSPAKKAAGKKAKTLELTLTVTGTADGEWHAELKQGSTYLARDLAVAAAAVSRAAKELHEDLSVPIDQVIEEARAQQAAKVAALEAELEAARKALADLD from the coding sequence ATGACCGTAGACACTCTTGCACCCGAAGCGCTGTCCGTCGACTCCGACACTCCCACGGCGGCTGTGAGCACGCCGGGACTCTCCGCTGTGCCTCCCGCCGAGGAGAAGCCGAAGAAGTCGCCGGCCAAGAAGGCGGCCGGGAAGAAGGCCAAGACCCTCGAGCTGACGCTGACCGTCACCGGGACCGCCGACGGCGAGTGGCACGCCGAGCTCAAGCAGGGCAGCACCTACCTCGCCCGCGACCTTGCGGTCGCGGCCGCTGCGGTGTCGCGGGCCGCCAAGGAACTGCACGAGGACCTTTCCGTTCCCATCGATCAGGTCATCGAAGAGGCGCGGGCTCAGCAGGCCGCCAAGGTCGCCGCGCTGGAAGCCGAATTGGAAGCCGCCCGCAAGGCGCTCGCCGACTTGGACTGA
- a CDS encoding TetR/AcrR family transcriptional regulator — MSSTAADERPRVRREATRAALIEATAQIMLDEGYAAATSRRVAAKAGVKPALVHYYFPSMDDLFVAVLRDKAEENMAHQREAIAQAQPVHALWQLNETLDAQLFTEFLAMANHRKAIRSEIVAYAMRFRDLQEGVVTLALKARGLDLEQFPPVVMTMIMGGLARMVLHEKGLGITRGHDEATAFIERWLDRFEMPAWDGDPETERR, encoded by the coding sequence GTGTCCAGCACGGCTGCTGACGAGCGACCCCGCGTCCGACGAGAGGCGACGCGGGCTGCCCTGATCGAGGCAACCGCCCAAATCATGCTCGACGAGGGTTATGCCGCGGCCACGTCGCGCCGCGTCGCAGCGAAGGCCGGCGTCAAGCCCGCGCTCGTGCACTACTACTTCCCCAGCATGGACGACCTGTTCGTGGCCGTGCTGCGCGACAAGGCCGAGGAGAACATGGCGCATCAGCGTGAGGCGATCGCCCAGGCGCAACCGGTGCATGCGCTGTGGCAACTCAACGAGACGCTCGACGCGCAGCTGTTCACCGAATTCTTGGCGATGGCCAATCACCGCAAGGCGATTCGCAGCGAGATCGTCGCGTACGCCATGCGCTTCCGGGATCTTCAGGAGGGCGTCGTCACCTTGGCGCTGAAGGCGCGCGGACTCGATCTCGAACAGTTCCCGCCGGTCGTCATGACCATGATCATGGGCGGCTTGGCGCGAATGGTCCTGCACGAGAAGGGCCTTGGCATCACACGCGGGCACGACGAGGCCACGGCCTTCATCGAGCGATGGCTTGATCGCTTCGAAATGCCTGCGTGGGATGGGGACCCAGAGACGGAGCGCCGGTAG
- a CDS encoding carbonic anhydrase, with the protein MTLSRGHSRRNFLFAVATGTAALAVSSCSSSTKGGATASAAVEPLATDPDHALQLLTDGNRRFVDNHAEHVDDNLARRLAVRTTQRPFATILSCVDSRVPVELVFDRGFGDLVVVRSAGEVLDHSVIGSLEFGAAELNTPLLMVLGHQRCGALTAAVNAFDKKSPEQGDLGYLVEALAPAVRQVSGQPGDRVTNAVRANVKLTLAQLRQSPVLGLLEKQGKLKMVGAYYELDTGRVDMI; encoded by the coding sequence ATGACCCTTTCTCGTGGGCATTCCCGCCGAAACTTCCTCTTCGCAGTTGCCACCGGCACAGCAGCTCTGGCCGTCAGCTCCTGTTCCAGCTCGACGAAGGGCGGCGCCACGGCCAGTGCGGCCGTCGAACCGCTGGCCACCGACCCCGACCACGCGCTGCAGCTCCTCACCGACGGCAACCGGCGCTTTGTCGACAACCACGCCGAACATGTCGACGACAACCTGGCGCGGCGGCTGGCCGTTCGCACGACTCAGCGACCCTTCGCGACCATCCTCAGTTGTGTGGACTCCCGGGTGCCTGTCGAGCTCGTTTTCGACCGCGGCTTCGGTGATCTCGTCGTCGTCCGGTCTGCCGGGGAAGTGTTGGACCACTCCGTGATCGGGAGCCTCGAGTTCGGCGCGGCCGAACTCAACACCCCGCTGCTGATGGTGCTCGGACACCAACGGTGCGGAGCATTGACGGCCGCTGTGAACGCGTTTGACAAGAAATCGCCGGAACAGGGTGACCTCGGCTACCTGGTCGAGGCGCTGGCTCCCGCGGTCCGCCAGGTCTCGGGGCAGCCCGGTGACCGGGTGACCAACGCCGTTCGTGCCAACGTGAAGCTCACCCTCGCCCAGCTTCGGCAGTCGCCCGTCCTGGGGCTGCTGGAAAAGCAGGGCAAGTTGAAGATGGTCGGCGCCTACTACGAACTCGATACGGGCAGGGTCGACATGATCTGA
- a CDS encoding metal ABC transporter permease, protein MNPQPSWNLLDDLQQMTAYPFMVTALCSGTVIAVLAGGVGWMMVLRREAFAGHTLAVVGFPGAAAAAWLGMATGYGYLAACVLAAAAIAMLPPLARAGGLGGFTEQPAVIGTVQALALATGLLFVSLYHGFLSGLTNLLFGTITGVSTAQFRVLLAAALACLAAMAAIGRPLMWASIDPETASANGIPTRLVSAAFLMVLGVAAAGASQITGSLLVFALLVAPAAAAFHLTAHPGWGMTASVLIALTVTWVGIGCAFFTPYPIGFWVATFAFAAYLAAAGCRAR, encoded by the coding sequence ATGAACCCGCAACCCAGTTGGAATCTGCTCGACGATCTGCAGCAGATGACCGCGTACCCGTTCATGGTCACGGCGCTGTGCTCGGGCACCGTGATAGCCGTGCTGGCCGGCGGGGTCGGCTGGATGATGGTGCTGCGCCGGGAAGCGTTCGCCGGGCACACCCTTGCAGTCGTCGGTTTCCCCGGCGCGGCGGCCGCCGCCTGGCTGGGCATGGCCACCGGCTACGGCTACCTGGCGGCCTGCGTCCTCGCGGCCGCGGCGATTGCGATGTTGCCGCCGCTGGCCCGGGCCGGCGGTCTGGGCGGGTTCACCGAACAGCCCGCAGTCATCGGTACCGTGCAGGCGCTCGCGTTGGCCACCGGCCTGCTGTTCGTCAGCCTCTACCACGGCTTCTTGTCAGGCCTGACCAACCTGCTGTTCGGCACCATCACCGGCGTGAGCACCGCGCAGTTTCGCGTGCTCCTCGCCGCCGCGTTGGCCTGTCTGGCCGCAATGGCCGCGATCGGCCGTCCGTTGATGTGGGCGTCGATCGACCCCGAAACCGCCTCGGCGAACGGCATTCCGACGCGTCTCGTCAGCGCGGCATTCCTGATGGTGCTCGGTGTCGCTGCGGCGGGCGCAAGCCAGATCACGGGCAGCTTACTGGTTTTCGCGCTGCTGGTAGCGCCGGCGGCCGCGGCGTTTCACCTCACCGCCCACCCCGGTTGGGGTATGACGGCTTCGGTGCTCATCGCATTGACGGTGACGTGGGTTGGCATCGGCTGTGCGTTCTTCACTCCGTATCCGATCGGATTCTGGGTCGCCACATTCGCATTCGCTGCTTACCTGGCCGCCGCGGGATGTCGCGCGAGGTGA
- a CDS encoding metal ABC transporter ATP-binding protein: MTTVRLRDAAAAVGGRTIWSGVDLDVAPGEFVAVLGPNGAGKSTLLKALLGLTPARGTIEVLGAHPGRRNSRIGYVAQRRPFDASLRIRGIDVVGMGFDGARWGTPVPWRTATRRHRVAQVVESVGACGYARRPIGRCSGGEQQRLLLAQALVRRPDLLLLDEPLDSLDVPNQAAISALVRDICRRDGVAVIMVAHDVNPILPYLDRVVYIARGTAVGGTPEEILTADQLTSLYGMPIDVLRDRTGRMFVVGQPDVPPGHGDDAR, encoded by the coding sequence GTGACCACGGTGCGATTGCGCGACGCCGCCGCTGCCGTCGGCGGCCGTACCATCTGGTCGGGCGTCGACCTCGACGTGGCCCCAGGCGAATTCGTCGCCGTGCTCGGGCCCAATGGCGCGGGTAAGTCGACGCTACTGAAGGCGCTGCTCGGGTTAACGCCTGCGCGTGGGACCATCGAAGTCCTGGGTGCGCACCCCGGCAGGCGCAACAGCCGGATCGGCTATGTGGCGCAACGACGACCGTTCGACGCCAGCCTGCGGATCCGCGGAATCGACGTCGTGGGAATGGGATTCGACGGCGCACGATGGGGTACGCCGGTGCCGTGGCGCACCGCCACTCGACGTCACCGAGTGGCGCAGGTGGTCGAATCGGTGGGCGCCTGCGGGTATGCACGTCGGCCCATCGGCCGCTGTTCGGGCGGGGAACAGCAGCGACTGCTGCTGGCCCAGGCACTGGTACGGCGACCTGACTTGTTGCTGCTCGACGAACCGCTCGACAGCCTCGACGTGCCCAACCAGGCGGCGATAAGCGCGTTGGTGCGCGACATCTGCCGCCGCGACGGAGTGGCCGTGATCATGGTTGCCCACGACGTCAATCCGATCCTGCCGTACCTCGACCGCGTCGTGTACATCGCGCGTGGGACGGCGGTCGGTGGCACGCCCGAAGAAATCCTGACTGCGGACCAACTGACGTCGCTGTACGGCATGCCGATCGACGTGCTGCGCGACCGGACCGGCCGAATGTTCGTGGTGGGCCAGCCCGACGTGCCGCCGGGCCATGGCGACGATGCCCGATGA
- a CDS encoding metal ABC transporter permease, which yields MTATVIASGPVAGLVHMLSHPFIERALLAGTAVAVLCGLVGYFLVLRGQVFAGDALGHVAYTGAMAALAIGFDLRAGLFVATIGAGLALGYGGRRGADDVAIGSFFAWTLGLGVLFLTYYTVHGSTRNGAANVNVLFGSIFGLSSVATIMTVEFGVVALIVLLVMARPLLFATIDPVVARSAGVPTRLLAALYLAVVGATVATATPVIGSLLVLGLFAAPAAAAGRLTSRPWRGFWLAAGLSAASLWIGIGLAYAVPKAPASFMIMTTAAAIYGLTAVLTMIKERRNGFRARPATNTQTPGGP from the coding sequence GTGACCGCAACCGTGATCGCATCGGGGCCCGTCGCCGGACTGGTGCACATGTTGAGCCATCCCTTCATCGAGCGCGCGCTGCTCGCAGGCACCGCGGTGGCCGTGCTGTGCGGATTGGTGGGTTACTTCCTGGTGTTGCGCGGGCAGGTGTTCGCCGGTGACGCCCTCGGTCACGTCGCGTACACCGGCGCGATGGCCGCACTCGCCATCGGCTTCGACTTGCGCGCAGGGCTTTTCGTCGCGACTATCGGCGCGGGCCTGGCGCTGGGCTACGGCGGCCGCCGGGGTGCCGACGACGTCGCGATCGGGTCCTTCTTCGCCTGGACGCTGGGGCTTGGCGTGCTGTTCTTGACGTACTACACCGTTCACGGCAGTACGCGCAACGGCGCGGCGAACGTCAATGTGTTGTTCGGCAGCATCTTTGGGCTCAGCAGCGTGGCGACCATCATGACTGTCGAATTCGGTGTAGTCGCGCTGATCGTGCTGTTGGTGATGGCGCGACCGCTGCTGTTCGCCACCATCGACCCCGTCGTCGCGCGATCCGCCGGAGTGCCGACTCGGTTGCTCGCGGCGCTGTACCTGGCTGTGGTCGGCGCGACGGTGGCGACGGCCACCCCCGTCATCGGGTCGCTGCTCGTGCTCGGGCTGTTCGCCGCACCGGCCGCCGCAGCCGGCAGGCTGACCAGTCGGCCGTGGCGCGGATTCTGGCTTGCGGCAGGTCTTTCCGCGGCGTCACTGTGGATCGGCATCGGTCTGGCCTACGCCGTTCCCAAGGCTCCGGCCAGTTTCATGATCATGACCACCGCCGCCGCGATCTACGGCCTGACCGCCGTCCTCACCATGATCAAGGAGCGCCGCAATGGTTTCCGCGCAAGGCCGGCGACGAACACCCAAACGCCAGGCGGTCCTTGA
- a CDS encoding metal ABC transporter solute-binding protein, Zn/Mn family: protein MAGPRMIGLGAIAAAALTVSACGGGSTSSAPSTASATSGVPTAKVAVVATINAWGSIAAQLGGDHVQETSIITNPDTDPHDYEPSPADARTVADAKVFIDNGIGYDSWADKLLAANPNADRAVLRVGDVVGVPDGGNPHQWYSPDSVAKVVDAITAAYKKADPADAGYFDSQRQQFLDQGLRQYHDLVATIKTKYAGTPVGASESIFSPLSDALGLDLKTPADFLKAISEGTDPSPADKSTVDQQISSKAIKVYVFNTQNSTPDVAAQVDEAKKQGIPVTTVTETLSPATASFQDWQSAQLSQLSDALHAATGK, encoded by the coding sequence GTGGCAGGTCCACGCATGATCGGGTTGGGTGCAATCGCCGCAGCGGCGCTGACGGTGTCGGCCTGTGGCGGCGGGTCGACGAGTTCCGCGCCAAGTACCGCCAGTGCCACATCGGGAGTGCCGACGGCGAAAGTCGCTGTGGTGGCGACAATCAACGCGTGGGGCAGCATCGCGGCCCAGTTGGGCGGCGATCACGTCCAGGAAACCAGCATCATCACCAACCCCGACACCGATCCGCACGACTACGAACCCTCGCCCGCTGACGCCCGTACTGTCGCTGACGCAAAGGTGTTCATCGACAACGGAATCGGCTACGACAGTTGGGCCGACAAACTGCTTGCCGCCAACCCGAACGCCGACCGCGCCGTGCTGCGCGTCGGCGACGTGGTCGGGGTGCCCGACGGGGGCAATCCCCACCAGTGGTACTCCCCCGATTCAGTCGCCAAGGTCGTCGACGCGATCACCGCGGCGTACAAGAAGGCCGACCCTGCCGACGCCGGCTACTTCGACAGCCAGCGTCAACAGTTCCTCGACCAAGGTCTGAGGCAGTACCACGACCTGGTCGCCACGATCAAAACCAAGTACGCAGGCACGCCGGTCGGGGCAAGCGAGTCGATCTTCTCGCCGCTGTCGGATGCGTTGGGCCTCGACCTGAAAACGCCAGCGGATTTCCTCAAGGCGATCAGCGAGGGCACCGACCCGTCACCAGCCGACAAATCGACTGTGGACCAACAGATCTCGTCCAAGGCAATCAAGGTGTACGTGTTCAACACTCAGAACAGCACCCCTGACGTGGCGGCCCAGGTCGACGAGGCGAAGAAGCAAGGCATACCCGTCACCACGGTGACTGAGACGCTTTCGCCGGCCACGGCGTCGTTCCAGGACTGGCAGTCGGCCCAATTGTCCCAGTTGTCAGATGCGCTGCACGCGGCCACGGGGAAGTAA
- a CDS encoding heme-binding protein, with product MTVDLATALRMIAAAHAEAEKRSILVSAAVVDAGGNLIAFGRMDGAEIAGPILAIDKAYTAVANRIATSELATLAAPGGELFGLHANAGGRFVIFGGGLPITHAGAIVGGVGVSGASAADDESCAAAALRCLS from the coding sequence ATGACCGTTGACTTGGCGACTGCGCTACGCATGATCGCCGCTGCTCACGCCGAAGCCGAAAAACGCTCGATCCTGGTGTCCGCCGCCGTCGTCGATGCGGGCGGAAACCTCATCGCGTTCGGCAGGATGGACGGTGCGGAGATCGCGGGGCCGATTCTCGCCATCGACAAGGCGTACACCGCCGTCGCGAACCGCATCGCCACCTCCGAACTCGCCACTCTTGCCGCGCCGGGCGGCGAACTCTTCGGATTGCACGCCAACGCAGGCGGTCGTTTCGTCATCTTCGGCGGCGGCCTTCCCATTACTCACGCTGGCGCCATCGTCGGCGGCGTCGGCGTCAGCGGTGCGAGTGCCGCCGACGACGAATCCTGCGCCGCCGCGGCGCTCCGGTGTCTTTCCTGA
- a CDS encoding Fur family transcriptional regulator produces the protein MVSAQGRRRTPKRQAVLEVLGRTETFRTVQQVHADIRTHHDLRVGLSSVYRILRNLAEEKLAEAQRSEDGELLYRLLTAPGHRHYLVCRRCGRAVGFTADDIEDICVRLAGEHGFRNVTHHVDLYGTCPRCQ, from the coding sequence ATGGTTTCCGCGCAAGGCCGGCGACGAACACCCAAACGCCAGGCGGTCCTTGAGGTGCTCGGCCGAACTGAGACGTTTCGCACCGTTCAACAGGTGCACGCCGACATCAGGACTCATCACGATCTGCGAGTCGGCCTGTCGTCGGTGTACCGCATTTTGCGCAACCTCGCGGAGGAAAAGTTGGCCGAAGCCCAGCGCAGTGAGGACGGTGAACTGCTCTACCGCCTACTCACCGCGCCCGGGCACCGGCACTATCTGGTGTGCCGGCGGTGCGGCCGTGCCGTCGGCTTCACCGCCGACGACATCGAGGACATCTGTGTGCGATTAGCCGGTGAGCACGGCTTTCGCAATGTCACCCATCACGTCGACTTGTACGGTACCTGCCCGAGGTGTCAATGA
- a CDS encoding MmpS family transport accessory protein: MLRIAKRFWVVLVIVLVVAVGVFVVDRFRGFFGQTVLTKPGAGLVNDPEPFNPKVVKYEIFGNGSIATINYLDLDAQPQKALNAPLPWELTLTTTAPAASPNIIAQSDGGTIGCRISVDGVVKDERTTDGVNAQTFCLVKSA, from the coding sequence ATGCTGCGTATCGCCAAGCGTTTCTGGGTCGTGCTGGTCATCGTGCTGGTGGTGGCCGTCGGGGTGTTCGTCGTGGACCGGTTCCGCGGCTTCTTCGGCCAGACCGTGCTCACGAAGCCGGGCGCAGGCCTGGTCAACGACCCGGAGCCGTTCAACCCCAAGGTCGTCAAGTACGAGATCTTCGGCAACGGGAGCATTGCCACGATCAACTACCTCGATCTGGACGCCCAACCGCAAAAGGCACTGAATGCACCGCTGCCGTGGGAGCTGACGCTGACCACCACCGCGCCCGCGGCCAGCCCCAACATCATCGCGCAAAGCGACGGCGGCACGATCGGCTGCCGGATCTCCGTCGACGGCGTGGTCAAAGACGAGAGGACCACTGACGGCGTGAACGCCCAGACGTTCTGTTTGGTGAAGTCGGCATGA
- a CDS encoding SDR family NAD(P)-dependent oxidoreductase, with translation MGKLEGKVAVITGGSSGMALAGAKLFVDEGAHVFISGRRQEVLDEAVGLIGRNVTGVRADSANLDELDHLFDAVRREKGAIDVLWASAGIGEERKLGEITEQHFDATFGLNARGTLFTVQKALPLFNDGGSILMTGSIASVRGYPSWSVYAASKAVLHAYARVWLSELADRRIRVNVLTPGQVATPIQEQLFDEQTKAQFEALIPRGKMGNAKEIANVALFLASDDSSYVNGTELIVDGGTTAV, from the coding sequence ATGGGAAAGCTTGAGGGCAAGGTAGCGGTGATCACGGGTGGATCGAGCGGTATGGCGCTGGCCGGTGCCAAGTTGTTCGTTGACGAAGGAGCTCACGTCTTCATCTCGGGCAGGCGGCAGGAAGTCCTGGATGAAGCCGTCGGCCTGATCGGCCGGAATGTGACTGGCGTGCGAGCTGATTCGGCCAACCTGGACGAGCTGGACCATCTGTTCGACGCGGTCAGGCGCGAAAAAGGCGCCATCGACGTGTTGTGGGCGAGCGCAGGCATCGGCGAGGAGCGCAAGCTCGGTGAGATCACCGAGCAGCACTTCGATGCCACTTTCGGGCTGAATGCACGCGGCACGCTGTTCACGGTGCAGAAGGCGCTACCACTGTTCAACGACGGCGGCTCGATTCTGATGACCGGGTCGATCGCATCGGTCAGGGGCTATCCGTCCTGGAGTGTGTACGCGGCGAGCAAGGCTGTGCTGCATGCGTACGCCCGCGTGTGGTTGTCCGAGTTGGCGGACAGGAGGATCCGCGTCAACGTGCTGACGCCGGGCCAGGTAGCCACGCCGATCCAGGAGCAGTTGTTCGACGAGCAGACGAAGGCGCAGTTCGAGGCGTTGATCCCGCGGGGAAAAATGGGCAATGCCAAGGAGATTGCGAACGTCGCACTCTTCCTCGCCTCGGACGACTCGAGCTACGTCAACGGGACGGAGTTGATCGTCGACGGCGGTACGACGGCGGTCTGA
- a CDS encoding RND family transporter, producing MSNTHVGAHPIIPRFIRLFCVPIFLGWIALTVLVNVVVPQLEAVGEAHAVSFAPKDAPSMQAMERIGHNFDEFNSNSSAMIILESDQPLGDAAHKYYDGLIDKLEADKTHVQHVQDFWGDPLTASGAQSADNKAAYVQVYLAGNQGESLANESVQAVRDIIDKSTPPPGLKTYVTGATPLSTDQHHAGDKTVKLITAITMGVIFVMLLLVYRSIATVLLVLVMMFIELSAARGIVAALAYYDLIGLSTFAVNLLTTLAIAASTDYAIFLLGRYHEARNNGEDRETAFYTMYHGTAHVILGSGLTIAGATFCLHFTRLPYFQSLGIPLAIGMLVATIAALTMAPALLTICSRFGLFDPKRKTDTRTWRRVGTVVVRWPGPILAASVALALIGLLALPSYRPGYNDRNYLPPDIPANIGYAAADRHFPQARMNPELLMVETDHDVRNPADMLVIERIARAIAHTEGVGRVQAITRPRGVPIEHTSIPFMISAQGTTQQMNQDYMDKVMANMLTQANDMQTSIDTMERMQNITVQMAATTHSMVTKMQTTTVDIEELRDHIADFDDFFRPIRNYLYWEPHCYDIPICWSMRSIFDTLDGIDTMTDDIKNLMPDLEKLDTLMPQLVAIMPAQIETMKSMQHITLTMYQSQKSQQDQMKAMQENQNAMGQAFDASKNDDSFYLPPEVFDNADFKRGLKMFVSPDGKSVRFIISHEGDPATPEGIALIPKIKSAAFEAIKGTPLEGSKIYMAGTASTYKDMQEGANWDLLIAGIASLCLIFIIMLLLTRAVIASAVIVGTVLMSLGTSFGLSVLIWEHILGTPLHWLVLAMSVIILLAVGSDYNLLLVSRFKEEIHAGIKTGIIRSMAGTGAVVTSAGLVFAFTMMTMVVSDLVVAGQVGTTIGLGLLFDTLIIRSFMTPSIAAMMGPWFWWPQIVRMRPTPSPWPQPRQPADTPVSVGAGDENPTGPIK from the coding sequence ATGAGCAACACACATGTCGGCGCGCATCCGATCATCCCGCGCTTCATCCGGCTGTTCTGCGTGCCGATCTTCTTGGGCTGGATCGCGCTGACCGTGCTCGTCAATGTGGTCGTCCCGCAACTGGAGGCGGTCGGCGAGGCGCATGCCGTCTCGTTCGCCCCGAAGGACGCGCCGTCGATGCAGGCGATGGAGCGCATCGGTCACAACTTCGACGAGTTCAACTCCAACAGTTCGGCGATGATCATCCTCGAGAGCGACCAGCCACTCGGCGATGCCGCGCACAAGTATTACGACGGGCTGATCGACAAACTCGAGGCCGACAAGACGCACGTCCAACACGTCCAGGATTTCTGGGGCGATCCGCTGACCGCCTCCGGCGCGCAGAGCGCCGACAACAAAGCCGCCTACGTCCAGGTCTATCTCGCTGGCAACCAGGGCGAGAGCCTGGCGAACGAGTCGGTGCAAGCCGTGCGCGACATCATCGACAAGTCAACGCCGCCACCGGGACTCAAGACATATGTCACGGGTGCCACGCCTTTGTCGACCGATCAGCACCATGCCGGCGACAAGACCGTCAAGTTGATCACCGCCATCACCATGGGCGTCATCTTCGTGATGCTCCTTCTGGTCTACCGGTCCATCGCCACCGTGCTGCTCGTCCTGGTGATGATGTTCATCGAACTGTCCGCCGCCAGGGGAATCGTTGCCGCGCTGGCGTATTACGACTTGATCGGCTTGTCGACGTTCGCGGTCAACCTGCTCACCACCCTGGCCATCGCGGCGAGTACGGACTACGCGATCTTCCTGCTCGGGCGCTACCACGAAGCACGCAACAACGGTGAGGACCGCGAAACCGCTTTCTACACCATGTATCACGGCACCGCGCATGTGATTTTGGGCTCGGGCCTGACCATCGCGGGCGCGACGTTCTGCCTGCACTTCACCAGGCTGCCGTACTTCCAGTCGTTGGGTATTCCACTGGCGATCGGCATGCTGGTTGCGACCATCGCCGCGCTGACGATGGCGCCTGCGCTGCTGACGATCTGCAGCCGGTTCGGTCTGTTCGACCCGAAGCGCAAGACGGACACCCGGACCTGGCGGCGGGTCGGTACCGTCGTGGTGCGTTGGCCGGGACCGATTCTCGCGGCGTCGGTGGCGCTGGCGCTGATCGGGTTGCTTGCCCTGCCGTCGTACCGGCCCGGGTACAACGACCGCAATTACCTACCGCCGGACATCCCGGCCAATATCGGCTACGCGGCCGCGGACCGGCATTTCCCGCAGGCTCGGATGAATCCGGAACTGCTGATGGTCGAGACCGACCATGACGTGCGCAACCCGGCGGACATGTTGGTGATCGAGCGGATCGCTCGTGCGATCGCCCATACCGAGGGGGTCGGCAGGGTGCAGGCGATCACCCGGCCTCGCGGCGTGCCGATCGAGCACACCTCGATTCCGTTCATGATCAGTGCGCAGGGCACCACCCAGCAGATGAACCAGGACTACATGGACAAGGTCATGGCCAACATGCTCACGCAGGCCAATGACATGCAGACCTCCATCGACACGATGGAACGGATGCAGAACATCACCGTGCAGATGGCGGCCACCACGCACAGCATGGTCACCAAAATGCAAACCACCACGGTCGACATCGAGGAATTACGGGACCACATCGCCGATTTCGACGATTTCTTCCGGCCCATCCGCAACTACCTGTACTGGGAACCGCACTGCTACGACATCCCTATCTGCTGGTCGATGCGGTCCATCTTCGACACCCTCGACGGCATCGACACGATGACCGACGACATCAAGAACCTGATGCCGGACCTGGAAAAGCTGGACACGTTGATGCCGCAGTTGGTCGCGATCATGCCCGCGCAGATCGAAACCATGAAGAGCATGCAGCACATCACGCTGACCATGTACCAGAGTCAGAAGAGCCAGCAGGACCAGATGAAGGCGATGCAGGAGAACCAGAACGCGATGGGGCAAGCGTTCGATGCATCCAAGAACGACGACTCGTTCTACCTGCCGCCGGAGGTCTTCGACAACGCCGACTTCAAACGCGGCCTCAAGATGTTCGTGTCCCCCGACGGAAAGTCGGTGCGGTTCATCATCTCCCACGAAGGAGACCCCGCCACCCCGGAGGGCATCGCGCTGATCCCGAAGATCAAGAGCGCCGCGTTCGAGGCCATCAAGGGCACGCCACTGGAAGGCTCCAAGATCTACATGGCCGGCACCGCCTCGACATACAAGGACATGCAGGAAGGCGCCAATTGGGATCTGCTGATCGCCGGAATTGCTTCGCTCTGCCTGATTTTCATCATCATGCTGTTGTTGACCAGGGCGGTGATCGCCTCCGCGGTCATCGTCGGCACGGTGCTGATGTCGCTGGGCACATCGTTCGGGTTGTCCGTGCTGATCTGGGAGCACATCCTCGGCACACCCCTGCACTGGCTGGTGCTGGCGATGTCGGTGATCATCCTGCTGGCAGTGGGCTCGGACTACAACCTGCTGTTGGTGTCCCGTTTCAAGGAGGAAATCCACGCGGGCATCAAGACGGGCATCATCCGGTCGATGGCGGGCACCGGTGCGGTGGTGACGTCGGCGGGCCTGGTGTTCGCGTTCACCATGATGACGATGGTGGTCAGCGATCTCGTCGTGGCGGGGCAGGTGGGCACCACGATTGGTCTCGGCCTGCTCTTCGACACGCTGATCATCCGGTCGTTCATGACGCCGTCGATCGCGGCCATGATGGGCCCCTGGTTCTGGTGGCCGCAGATCGTGCGGATGCGGCCAACACCGTCGCCGTGGCCGCAACCGCGGCAACCGGCCGACACGCCGGTGAGCGTCGGCGCCGGTGACGAAAACCCCACGGGCCCAATCAAATAG